A genomic window from Ilyobacter polytropus DSM 2926 includes:
- a CDS encoding MATE family efflux transporter produces the protein MEKIKRLGEEKISKLLVEFSLTAIISSLVFALYNVVDRMFIGKCLGPYAMAGISITFPIFTIYIAVGMLVGHGGGSIVSLRLGQGRKEEADRVLGNVFTLYGVFSIILMTLGYLLMDRLMIIFGATENTIIYAKDYLYIINFLVLFDFIAMGVNNLLRSEGNPKFSMIIMIVGALTNVFLDFIFIFVLDYGIKGAAMATAIANIVGSIMVLYHFIYSDRSNIKLKLKYLKPDFKIIKEIFSIGISPFTLQLANSLVAVFANRALLIYGGDMAVGAMGAINSVFMFLMMTLSGIIQGAQPLLGYNYGAQKYDRVKKILNMALLYGVIISLVLTALIMIKPEFFINLFNNGNEELLEIGKSGIRIFMALVVFNAIYVVGANYFQAVGQANKSLFLNIFKQLGLFIPLIIILPKYFGLNGIWFAAPVSDVIIFMITGVFLLKNNKKLKKLSVQYA, from the coding sequence TTGGAAAAAATAAAAAGATTAGGTGAAGAAAAGATAAGCAAACTTCTCGTGGAATTTTCTTTGACGGCAATAATTTCAAGTCTTGTTTTTGCATTATACAATGTAGTGGACAGGATGTTTATCGGGAAGTGTCTGGGACCCTATGCCATGGCGGGGATCAGTATTACCTTTCCTATATTTACCATTTATATAGCTGTGGGAATGCTAGTAGGCCACGGAGGAGGCAGCATAGTCTCTCTAAGGCTTGGGCAGGGAAGAAAAGAGGAAGCCGATCGTGTACTGGGAAACGTGTTTACGCTATACGGGGTATTTAGTATTATTCTCATGACTTTGGGTTATCTGCTTATGGACCGACTTATGATAATATTTGGAGCCACTGAAAATACCATTATATACGCAAAAGACTATCTTTATATCATAAACTTTTTGGTTTTATTTGATTTTATAGCCATGGGTGTAAATAATCTTCTGAGGTCAGAAGGGAATCCAAAGTTCTCGATGATAATAATGATTGTAGGGGCTTTGACTAATGTGTTTTTAGATTTTATATTTATATTTGTCCTTGACTACGGGATAAAGGGAGCTGCCATGGCAACTGCCATTGCAAATATAGTGGGATCGATAATGGTCTTATACCATTTTATATACAGCGACAGAAGTAATATAAAACTAAAACTAAAATATCTAAAACCTGATTTTAAAATAATAAAAGAGATCTTCTCGATCGGGATATCTCCATTTACCCTTCAGCTTGCCAATAGTTTGGTGGCGGTTTTTGCCAACAGGGCTCTTTTGATCTATGGAGGAGATATGGCAGTAGGAGCGATGGGAGCTATAAACAGTGTATTTATGTTTCTTATGATGACTCTTTCAGGGATAATCCAGGGGGCACAGCCGCTATTGGGATATAACTATGGTGCTCAAAAATATGATAGAGTAAAAAAGATACTTAATATGGCTCTTTTATACGGGGTAATTATTTCACTTGTTTTGACTGCTTTGATTATGATAAAACCTGAATTTTTTATAAATCTATTTAATAACGGAAATGAAGAGTTATTGGAGATCGGAAAAAGTGGGATAAGAATTTTTATGGCCTTGGTTGTATTTAACGCCATTTATGTTGTAGGTGCCAATTACTTTCAGGCTGTGGGTCAGGCGAATAAATCATTGTTTTTGAATATCTTCAAACAGCTAGGTTTGTTTATTCCACTTATTATTATTTTGCCAAAATATTTTGGACTGAACGGTATTTGGTTCGCTGCTCCAGTTAGTGATGTTATAATATTTATGATTACAGGGGTTTTTTTGCTGAAGAACAATAAAAAACTGAAAAAACTATCGGTTCAATATGCTTAG
- a CDS encoding MarR family winged helix-turn-helix transcriptional regulator: protein MKEPLGRTVKFLNIEIRKFLDFHLNEYQLGNGQFAIVIEVSENKGINQDALAQKMGVDKTTIAKTVKKLVENGYIIKEEDENDRRSKKLYTTHKADLIFKKIKKLINLEKQVLTHGISQEEIKIFLKVVDCMKSNISEYLESGGSSDWKK, encoded by the coding sequence ATGAAAGAACCTTTGGGAAGAACTGTAAAATTTTTAAATATAGAGATAAGAAAATTTTTGGATTTTCATCTCAACGAGTACCAGCTAGGGAATGGTCAGTTTGCAATTGTTATAGAAGTAAGTGAAAACAAAGGAATAAACCAGGATGCTCTGGCTCAAAAGATGGGTGTGGACAAGACAACCATTGCCAAGACTGTAAAAAAACTTGTGGAAAATGGATACATCATAAAAGAGGAAGATGAAAATGATAGGAGATCGAAAAAACTTTACACTACTCATAAGGCAGATCTTATTTTTAAAAAGATTAAGAAACTGATTAATTTAGAGAAGCAGGTATTGACTCATGGGATCTCTCAGGAGGAGATAAAAATATTTTTAAAAGTAGTAGACTGCATGAAATCAAATATTTCGGAATATTTAGAAAGCGGAGGGAGTTCAGATTGGAAAAAATAA
- the rraA gene encoding ribonuclease E activity regulator RraA, with the protein MSEKLDTHGTAEICDIHRENIQVFQPMSFKSYGGKTRCSGEIVTVSLYEDNSTLKTLLQTPGNNRIAVAKVSGDFCAVVGDNLCKFAIDNGWGGIIIDGFVRDTNMLKTMPMTVLAMGTYPLRSSKKSQGKIGDTLEIAGVKVDHGSYLYLDEDGILVTKEKFSDINFVK; encoded by the coding sequence ATGTCTGAAAAATTAGATACTCACGGAACAGCAGAAATATGTGATATCCATAGAGAAAATATCCAGGTGTTCCAGCCTATGTCTTTCAAATCTTACGGGGGAAAAACACGTTGCAGCGGTGAGATTGTGACAGTCTCATTATATGAAGACAATTCTACTCTGAAAACACTGCTTCAGACTCCAGGAAATAATCGTATTGCAGTGGCGAAGGTCTCAGGGGACTTTTGTGCAGTAGTTGGAGATAATCTTTGTAAATTTGCCATAGACAATGGATGGGGTGGAATAATTATAGATGGTTTTGTGAGAGATACCAATATGCTAAAAACTATGCCAATGACAGTACTGGCAATGGGAACTTATCCTCTCAGAAGCAGCAAAAAATCCCAAGGGAAAATAGGAGATACACTTGAGATCGCCGGAGTCAAAGTTGATCATGGGTCCTATCTTTACCTAGATGAAGACGGTATCCTAGTTACCAAAGAAAAATTTTCTGATATTAATTTTGTAAAATAG